The region GGCCACCGTGAGCGCGCCCGCGGCCCCGGCCCCTAAGGCCGCGCCGCCGGCTGCCAAGCCGCCTACGCCTGCTCCGCCTCCGCCGCCGGTGGCCGCGCCCAGCCCGGCGCCAGCCCCCACGGCGCCCACCCCCGCGCCGGCTCCGGCCAAGGCGGACAAACCCGCCGCCCTCAAGCTGGCTCCGGGCCAGAAGGTGAACCTCAACACCGCCACCAAGGAGGAGCTGGAGGCCCTGCCGGAGATCGGCCCGGTGAAGGCCCAGGCCATTATCGACAACCGGCCCTATCAAAAGATTGAGGACGTCATGAAGGTCAAGGGCATCAAGGAGGAGACCTTCAAGGCCATCCAGGATTACATCACGGTGAAGTGAGAGGGGAGTGCAACCCCAGGGGAGGATGGACGGGGTGCGGTCAAGCTGCGGGCCTTTCTCCCGGTTCCAGGAAACCGGGAGGGACTTGCCGGCAAGGCAAAGGTCCCGGCCCGTCGCCCCCCTAACCGGCGTCCTTCCCATCCGCTCACCATAAGCAAGCCAGGGAGCCGGTGCTCCCTAAGTAAATATTAAATAGCGAGGGAAGCGGTGATGAAACGGTGTCTGGTGTTGTTGGTGGTGTTGGTGTTTGCCGCCTCCGCGGCCTGGGCCGCCGCGCCCAAGACCTATCAGGTCACCGGGCCGGTGCTGTCCCTGACGGACGACCTCATCGTGGTGCAGAAAGGCAAGGAAAAGTGGGAAATCGCCCGCACCAAGGACACCCAGGTGAAGGGCGACCTAAAGGTGGGGGCCAAGGTGACCATTCAATACCGCATGACAGCCACGGACGTGGAAGTCAAGGCCCCGGCCAAGGAAGCCAAGCCCAAGGAAAGCAAGAAGAAATAACCCAGCGCGAGCCTGAGAAAAGTTTCGGGGAGGCTGCCTCAAGCCTCCCCTTTGTTTTGGGGATCAACCCTCTGAGGGGTGGGGAATACCGGCCCTCCTATCCGCTCCAAACCCTGAGTCCCGGGGAATGGGGGGATATCGGCGGCCCTTCCACGCCTTGGTGGCCCGGCGGGACGGTAAGCACAACCGCCTGATAAAAGGGGGGATGGCCAATTCGAGGGCTTCACGGCGACTTTCGCAAAGACCACAACGCCAAGGGGAGAGTACAAGGACAGGACCCAGTGGTAGGTTATCCCAACTATTATGGGTATAATTTCAATCAGATAAGCACATAGCATGGGCAGCCGGCACCGGCTCAGAGATGAGATAATCATGCCCGACCTCAGGGCCCTGGCCGCACTGGTAAGAAAACTGGATGACCAGATCGCGATGTGCATGCGCTGCGGCATGTGCCAGGCGGTGTGCCCCCTGTTTGCCGAAACCGGCCGGGAAGCCGACGTGGCCCGGGGCAAGCTGGCCCTGCTGGACGGCCTGGCCCGGGAGCTCTTCTCCCGCCCCCAGGCGGTGCAGGACCGCCTGAGCCGGTGCCTGCTGTGCGGCTCCTGCGCCGCTCACTGCCCCAGCGGCGTCAAGGTGCTGGACATCTTTTTCCAGGCCCGGGCCATTTTGGCGGGGTATCTGGGCCTGCCCGCCTGGAAGCGGGCCCTCTTCCGGGGCCTGCTGGCCCGGCCCGGCCTCTTTCACCGCATCCTGGACTGGGGAAGCAGACTCCAGGGCATCTTCATCCGGCCGGTGGACGATCTGGTGGGGTCCTCCTGCGCCCGGTTTCTTTCGCCCCTCTTGCAGGACCGCCACTTCAAGCCCCTGGCCCCGGAGCCTTTCCACCGGCTGGTGCCGGCCCGGGACAGCGCCCCCGGCGCGGCCGGCCTGAAGGTCGCCCTGTTTGTGGGCTGCCTCATCGACAAGATCTTCCCCCAGGTGGGCCAGGACGCCCTCACCGTCCTGGAACACCACGGGGTGGGAGTCTATCTGCCCCCGGAGCAGGGCTGCTGCGGTATTCCGGCCCTGGCCGGCGGCGACCTCGAGGCTTTCCACCGCCTGGTGCGGCATCACCTGACCCTGTTCGGCGACCGGCCCTATGATTACCTGGTCACCGCCTGCGCCACCTGCGCCGCCACCCTGCGCCAGCTGTGGCCCATGTTGACCCAGGACTATCCCGAGGCCCAGCGGCACCAGATCGCCCGCCTGGCGGCGCGGACCCTGGACCTCAGCCAGTTCCTGGTGCAGCAGGTGGGCCTCAAGAGCGGGCTTCCTTCCCAAGGAAGCGAGCCGGTGCCCCTTACTTACCACGATCCCTGCCACCTGAAAAAGTCCCTGGGGGTGGCGGCGGAGCCCCGGGCCCTCATTGCCGCCAACCCCGCCTACCGGCTCACGGAGATGGCCGAGGCGGACCGCTGCTGCGGCTGCGGCGGCAGTTTCACCCTGCAGCACTACGAGATCTCCAAGGCCATCGGGTCCCGCAAGCGGGAGAACATCCTGGCCAGCGGAGCCCGGGTGGTGGCCACCGGCTGCCCGGCCTGCATGCTGCAGCTCACGGACCTGCTCTCCCAGGCCGGTGCCCGGGTGCAGGTGAAGCATGTAGTGGAGATTTACGCCGAGGCCCTGAGACAAGGCGAGTGAGGCCGCCGCAAGCTAGGCCGACGTCTCTTCGGGAAGGCGGCAAAGAAGAGAGTTGTCATTTATCTTTTTATAACGGGAAGAGGGCCAACCTGGGCTGGAACCGTCCTTAAACGCGGTAACTTCGCCGTAATCTGTCCCAAGGGGGCGCCTCAGAAAGGCTTCACCCAGCCGGCATAGAGGGCCAGCCCCAGCCAAGCCCAGTTGTTGGCATAGTAATTGTCCGGGGCTTCAAAATAGCCCCCCTGCTCATCCCGCCGGTAAAAGCTCATGAGCCGCCGGGCCAGGGCGTCGGCCCACTCCCGGTCCCCCGCCGCCAGGGCTGCGGCCAGCACCCCGGCATAGATGACGGGGCTTTCATAGCTCACCAGAGGGCGGCCGTCATAGGCATAGACGGCGGCCAGGCGGCCCTCCGCCTGCCAGCGCGCTTTCAGGAAAGGGAGAAAGCGGGAGGCGAGCACCTGCACCGGCTCCGGGCGGCCGAACCACAGGCGATCCAACGCCAGGCGCCAGGGCAGGCGCACCGCCTCCCAGCCGAAGTGGCTCTCCCGGCCGGGCGCGGGCAGGACCTGGCCGTCGGCCTTCAGGAGAGCCCAGTCGGGGAACAGCCCCACTCCCGGCAGATCACCCAAGCCCTGTCCCAGACGTGCCGCCAGCGGGTAGGTGGCCTCCGCCAGCTCCCGCCAGCGGCTGTCGCCGGTGGCTTCCGCCAGGAGACGGTACGCCGCCGGGAAGAAATACGAGGAGTTGATGAGATAAGGGGGGGCCGCCTCATGCCAGTTGCCCGGTGCCAGGACCGGCGTGCCGTCGGGCAGGCGCACCACCTCCCGCCGCCAGATGTCCGCCGCCACTCGCCGGGCCAAGGCAAGGTAGTCCGGCTCCTGGGCGGGCCGCCAGCCCCGGCGGTGGGCCAGCACCAGGGCCAAAGCAAAGTCCAGGTCAGCGTCCGCAGCGGTGTTGGGGTCCAGCACCCCTGCGGTGCCGTCCCCCCTGGGGCCCCAGTGCCAGGCCAGGAGGTGGTCGCCTAAGCACTTTTCCCGGGAGAGGTGGGTCTCCGTCCAGCGGGCCACCCGGGCAAAGGTCCCCGCGTCCCCGGCCCACACCGCTCGCAACAGCGCATAGGCCTGAGCCTCGGAGATGGTGCCGCCTTGGCGTTCCGGCACCACCACCCGGCCCTCGGGGGTGAGGAAGCGGCGCACATAGCCCTGCCAGGACTCGGCCAGGAGCCGCTCCACCTCCCGGGGCTCCGGAGAGGCGCTGCACGCCGCCAGAATCAGGGCGGCCAGGACCACCCCGAGCCTGCGCCGGCCTGGGGCCGTTAGGCCATTTTTCATGGCCTCACGGGGAAGGATCATGTCCGCTCCACAAGTAAGGGCGCTCATTCCCAAGGTCGGAGCCGTGGAAAACCGTCGGCCCCCAATCTCTCCTCTCTTTAACCGCGTCTTGATTTCCCCCGGCCGCACGGCCCGGAAACATCCTTGACAATCTCAGGTATTTGTGCCACATTATGCCTGAATCCGGCCCGGAAAATCCGTAATTTTGGCGGGGTCAGACGTATTTTTGCCCACATTTTTCCCAATAAAATGAGATAAACGGCATCCGGTTACGACCACGGACCACCGCGATGCCTTTTTTATTGCAGCCTCATGATCACCATCCGCTTGGAAAACGGCGCCAGCCGCCAATGTGAGCCCGGCATCAGTGCGGCCCGGGCGCTGGCGGAGCTGGGCGTCTCCGGTAACCACCACGTGGTGGCTGTCAAGGTGGACGGGGAGCTCAGCGACCTCACCCGGCCCCTCACCCGGGATTGCACCCTGGCCCCGGTGTGGGACACCACCCCCGAGGGCCTGGAGATTCTCCGGCATTCCACCTCCCACCTCATGGCCGAGGCGGTGCGGGCCCTCTTCCCCCAGGCCAAGGTGGCCATCGGCCCGGCCATCGAGTCGGGATTTTACTACGATTTCGATGTGCCGGAACCCTTCAGCCCCGAGGATCTGCCCCGCATCGAAGCCAAGATGGCGGAGCTGGCGGCGAAAGATCTCCCCTTCATCCGGGAGGAGGTGCCCAAAGAGGAAGCCATCCGGCTTTTCCAGGCTCAGGGGGAAGTCTATAAGGTGGAGCTCCTCCAGGAGATCGACCAGGAGCGGGTGAGCCTCTATCGCCAGGGCGATTTTGTGGACCTCTGCCGGGGGCCCCATGTGCCCTCCAGCGGTTACCTCACCGCCTTCAAGCTCACCGCCATCTCCGGGGCCTACTGGCGGGGGGACGAGCGCCGGCCCATGTTGCAGCGCATTTATGGCACCGCCTTCCCCACCCGGGAGGAGCTGGAGCATCACCTCCTGCTCCTGGAGGAGGCCAAGCGCCGGGATCACCGCAAGCTGGGGCGGGAGCTGGGCCTCTTTACCATCGAGGAGGAGGCCGGTCCGGGCCTGGTCATCTACCACCCCAAGGGCGCGCTCTTGCGCAGCCTGCTGGAGGATTTTGAGCGCCGCCAGCACCTGAAGCGGGGCTACCAGATGGTCATGGGCCCCCAGATGCTCAAGGCGGAGCTCTGGGCCCGCTCCGGCCACCTGGAGAATTACCGGGAGCACATGTACTTCACCGAGGTGGAGGGCGTCCAATACGGCATCAAGCCCATGAACTGCGTGGCCCACATGCTCATCTACAAATCCCGGGTGCGCAGTTACCGGGAGCTGCCGTTGCGCTTCTTTGAGCTGGGCACGGTGCTGCGCCATGAGCGCTCCGGCGTGCTCCACGGCCTCACCCGGGTGCGCCAGTTCACCCAGGACGATGCCCACATCCTCTGCACCCCCGAGCAGGTGGAGGGGGAGATCCTGGGGGTGCTGGACTTCGTGGCCGATGTCATGGCCATCTTCGGCTTTGACTACGAGGTGGAGCTCTCCACCCGGCCGGAGAAGTCCATCGGCACCGACGCCGACTGGGAGCTGGCCACCAACGCCCTGATCGGCGCCCTAAAGAGCAAGGGCCTCAGCTTCGCCGTGTGCGAGGGCGAGGGCGCCTTTTACGGCCCCAAGATCGACATCAAGCTCAAGGACGCCCTGAACCGCCGCTGGCAGTGCGCCACCATCCAGTGCGACTTCACCCTCCCGGAGCGCTTCGATCTCACCTATGTGGGCGCCGACGGCGGCAAACACCGGCCGGTGATGCTCCACCGGGTGATTCTGGGCTCCCTGGAGCGCTTCTTGGGGGTGCTCATCGAGCACTATGCCGGCGCCTTCCCCATGTGGCTGGCCCCGGTGCAGGTGATCCTGCTGCCCATCACCGAGCGGGTGCACCCCTACGCCCTGGAGGTGGCCGAAAAGCTCCGGGCCGCGGAGCTGCGGGTGGAGGTGGATCTGCGCCCCGAGACCCTGCGCTACAAGATCCGGGAGGCCCAGGGGCAGAAAATTCCCTATATGGTGGTGATCGGGGACCGGGAGGCGGCCCAGGGCACGCTCTCCCCCCGGCTCCGGGACGGCACCGAGCTCAAGGACGTTCCCCTGGCGGAGTTCATCCCCCGCCTGGCGGCGGAGAGCCGGGTGCCGGAACCGGGGCGGCCCCAAAATCCTTAAAGGAGGTGCGGTCATCCAGAAACAGCGTGTGCGGATCAATCAGCAGATCAGGGCGTCGGAGGTCCGGCTCATCGGCCCCGACGGCCAGCAGGTGGGCATTGTGCCTTTAAAGGAGGCCCTGGCCTACGCCGCCGAGCACAACCTGGACCTGGTGGAAGTGGCCCCCATGGCCACCCCGCCGGTCTGCCGGGTCATGGACTACGGCAAGTTCAAGTATGAGCAGGCCAAGAAGCAGCAGGAGGCCCGGCGCCGGCAGACCACCATCCAGGTGAAGGAGGTCAAGATCCGGCCGAAGATTGAAGAACACGACATGGCCTTCAAGCTGAAAAACATCCGCCGCTTTCTGGCCGACAAGGACAAGGCCAAGATCACCATGATCTTTCGGGGCCGGGAGATGGCCCACCAGGATCGGGGCTATGCCATCCTGCGCCGCATGGCCGAGGAACTGGCGGATGTGGCCGTGGTGGAGCAGGAACCCAAAGCGGAAGGCCGCACTCTGTTTATGATCGTCGCACCCAAAGCCACCTGAAAAATACCGTTGCCCTGAGGGCCGGCCCGGTTTATAAATAAAAGGTTTTGAGGAGGGGTTAGTTCGCCCTTTTTCAGGTTCCCCTGATCCGCAGCCACGACCTGCGGGGGAACTGACACCCCGCCCTCCCCGAAAGACCAGAGATCCCACACGAGGGACTGACATGCCGAAACTGAAAACGCATCGCGGCGCTGCCAAGCGTCTCAAGCCCACTGCCTCCGGGCGTCTGAAGCTCAAACAGCCGGGCCTGCGCCATCTGTTGACCGGCAAGCCCCGGAAGCGCAAACGGCAGCTGCGCACTCCGGCCTATGTCCACCCGGCGGACCAGAAACGGATGCAGCGCCTGCTACCTTACCTGTAAGCGAGGAGTGTCGTCATGCCCCGCGTCAAGAAAGCCGTGGCCTCCCGGGCCCGGCGCAAGAAATATCTCAAGATGGCCAAGGGCTATGTGGGGGGGCGCCGCCGCCTCTACCGCACTGCCCGGGAAACCGTGGAGCGGGCCTTGGCCTATGCCTACCGGGACCGCAAGGTGCGGAAACGGGAGTTCCGCAGCCTCTGGATTGTGCGCCTCAACGCCGCCCTGCGCCCCTTGGGCCTCTCCTACAGCAAGTTCATCGGCGGCCTCAAGAAAGCCAATATCGCCCTGGACCGCAAAGTCCTGGCCGACCTGGCGGTGCACGACCCCGCCGGCTTTGCCCGGGTGGCGGAGCTGGCCCGCCAGACAGTGTGAGGCCCCACGTGAAAAGCCGTGGGCAGGGGTGGTTTGATTAATCCGCCCCTTGCCCTCCCCTTAGTAAGGGGTGAGGGATGGGGGCTTAGGCGCAGGGGGCGGCGATCCCTGGCCCCTTCCCCCAAAGACTGGCGTCCCCAGGTGATCTTGCATAAAGCGGGAAGATGATTTCCACCCCACACGAGGTAGCGGAGCTCCAGAAACAGGCCCTGGCAGAGCTGGCCGCAGCCCAGGAGGCCGACGCGGTGGAGGCGCTCAGGGTCCGGTATCTCGGCCGCAAAGGCAGCCTCACCCAGATCCTGCGCACCCTGAAGGACCTGGACCCGGCGGTGCGCCGGGAAGTGGGCCGCCTGGCCAACGAGGCCAAGGAGGCCCTGGAGGCCGCGGTGGCGGCCCGCCTCAGGGCCCTGAAGCTGGCCGCCCACGCCCGGGAAGTGGCCGCCATCGACGTCACCCTCCCCGGCCGGCGCCCCCCCTTGGGCCGCCTCCACCCCTTGACCCGCATCATGGCGGAGATCTGCGACATCTTCCTCAGGCTGGGGTTTGAGGCGGTGGAGGGCCCCGAAGTGGAGCTGGACTGGTACAACTTCGAGGCCCTGAACATCCCCCCGGACCACCCCGCCCGGGACATGCAGGACACTTTCTATTTCACCGACAAGGTGCTCCTGCGCACCCACACCTCCCCCATGCAGATCCGGGTGATGGAGAAGCGCCGGCCGCCGGTGCGCATCATCGCCCCGGGCAAGGTCTATCGCCGGGACTCGGACATGACGCATTCCCCTATGTTCCATCAGGTGGAGGGCCTTTTGGTGGACCGCCGGGTCACCTTCGCGGACCTCAAAGGCGTGCTCACGGAGTTTGTGCACCAGCTCTTCGGCCCCGAGGTCTCCCTGCGTTTCCGGCCCAGCTACTTCCCCTTCACCGAGCCCTCGGCGGAGATCGACATCGCCTGCGTCATCTGCCGGGGGGAGGGCTGTCGGGTCTGCAAGGTCACCGGCTGGCTGGAGGTGCTGGGCGCCGGCATGGTCCACCCCGCGGTCTTTGAGGCCGTGGGCTACGACCCCGAGGAATACACCGGCTTCGCCTTCGGCCTGGGCGTGGAGCGCTTCGCCATGCTCAAGTACGGCATCGACGACATCCGCCTGTTCTACGACAACGACCTCCGCTTCCTGAGGCAGTTCTGAGCTTTATGGGGGAGGGCCAGGGGTCGCGGACCCCTGCCCTCCCCCATACCCCCTCCCAACCCCATGAGGAAAAAAGAAGGCCGGGAGCCTGATGGCCCCCGGCCTGTAGCTTTTCTTTGCGGCACATGGAGAAGGCGCAGCTCACCTTCGCCTAAGCGTTGGCCAACACGACACCTGCCATCCTCTTTCCCTCGCCACTGCATGATCCGGGGAAGGTTCTCCCCGAAGCCGCTTCCAGCCTCAGCCCCGGATGCCCAGCTCCCGCATCACCTCCTGGTGGAATTTGATGGACTGGGCTTCGTTCCCCAGAATCCCGAAGCGCACCTTGACGGTGGTGATGTTGTTGGGTTTGGCCTCCAAGGTGATCTTCACCGTGGTGTCCGGCGCCTGGATGGCCTCAATGCGGGACTCCAAAGCACCATACTGCTGCGCCGTCACCCTGAGATTAAGCTTGCGGCAAGCACCCAGGCAGGCGTTGTAGGTCTCCTGCATGCTCCGGGGGTAGTCCTGCTCCATGGTGCCTTCAATGTATTTGTAAGTCCCCAGCCCCGCCGCGGCCCCTACCCCCATGAGGGCCATGGCGGCACAGCCGCTGTTCAAAGCCAGGATAAGCGCCAGCGCTAATACCTTCCCTGAAAGTCTGCCGTTCATAACCCCCCCCTTTTGTTCCCCTTTTTCAGGACTTATGCCACGTCCCCGGGTCCATGTCAACCGCCTTTCGCCTGTGCCTGCCCGAAGTCGCAAAATGGCAAAAGTGGGCAGGCCGGACACAGGGGTTTGCGGGCGGTGCAGATCTGCCGGCCGTGCCAGATCATCTGGTGCGAGAAGCTGGTCCATTTTTCCCGGGGGATGAGTTCCATGAGCTCAAACTCGATCTTCACCGGATCCTTCTGGCGGGTGAGCCCCAGGCGCTGGGCCACCCGCCCCAGATGCGTGTCCACCACGATGCCCGGGATGCCGAAGGCGTTTCCCAGGATGACATTGGCGGTCTTGCGGCCCACACCGGGGAGCTTGACCAGGTCCTCCAGGGAGGGGGGTATCTCTCCCCCGAACTTCTCCACCAGCTCCCGGCTGATGGCCTTCAGCGCCTTGGCCTTGTTGTGGTAAAAGCCGGTGGGCCTAATGGCCGCCTCCAGCTCCTCCAGGGGCGCGGCCACCATGGCCGCGGCATTGGGATACTGGCGGAAGAGCTCCGGAGTCACCTGATTGACCCGCTCATCGGTGCATTGGGCCGAGAGCACCGTGGCCACCAGGAGCTCCCAGGGATTGCGGAAATCCAGGGTGCAGTGGGCCGTGGGGTAGTGCTCCTCCAACAATTTCAGGATAGCTGCTGCTTTGTCCTTCAGGGGCAGACGCTTTCCTGCCATGGTGGCCTCCTTTCGTCCGACAAAAAGCGCTTCAGGGCTGCCCGGTTACGCCTCATTTGGCCCCCTCCCGGCGGCGCCTCGAGGTCAGCCCCCGGCCGGCCGCCGGAGCAGAAGGCGCAGGGCATCATGGGCCTCGGGGATGCGGAGACGCAAAATGAGCAATCCGTACACTCCCACGCCGGCGGCCACAGCGGCGGCCACGGCTAAGAGGCGGCCCAGCACCCCCGCCGGGACAAGACCCGCCACAGCGTGGTGCACCGTGAGGGCCGCGCCGGCCATGACGCCGGTGGCCAGCCCCACCTTGACCAAAGTGACCAAAAGCTCCCTTAAAGGCAGGCCGTCCAGCCGCCGATGCAGCAGGGCCAGCAGGAAAAGCAGGCTGACGTTGCTGGCCAGGGACATGGACAGGGCGATGGCCCGGTGCTGCAGCGCCTCCAGGGTGAGGTGGATGAACACCAGGTTGGCGGCCACATTGAGAAAGCTCCCCGCCACCGGGATGGCCGTGTTGTTCAAGGCATAAAAGATGGGCACCAGGATCTTGTTGGCCGAGAAGGCAAAGAGCCCCAGGGTGTAAAAGACCAGGGCCGCGGCGGTCTGGGTGGTGTCATAGGCGGTGAAGCGGCCGTATTGGTAGATGAGGGCACAGATGGGCTCGGCCAGCACCGCCAGCCCCGCCGCCGCCGGCAGGGTGAGAAGCATGGCCAAAGAGAGGGCGGCGCGACAGGCGTCCCGGAGCCCGGCCACATCCTCCCGGGCCGCCAGGCGGGAGGCCAGGGGCAGCGTGGCCACCGACAGGGCCACCCCGAAGAGCCCCTGGGGCAGGTGGTCCAGGCGGTAGGCGTAGTTCAGCCAGGAGATGGAGCCTTCCGGGCAGCGGGCGGCGTAGAAGGTGTTGATGAAGATATTGATCTGCGCCGCCGACAGCCCCAGCACCGCGGGCAGCATGAGGCGGAAGATCTGGCGCAGGCCCGGATCCCAGGGGTCGCATACCGCCCGGAAGCGAAAGCCCACCCGGAACAGGAGCGGCACCTGGACCAGGAGCTGGAGGAGGCCGCCGATGAGGGTGCCCACCGCCATGCCCACAATGGGGGGCTGGCCCACGTGGGGCGCCACGAAACTCAGCCCCACCCCGGCCACAATGGAGCCCAGATTGAAAAAGCTGGAGGCCAAAGCCGGAAGGAAGAACTTTCCCTTGGTATTGAGAATCCCCATGACCAGGGCGGCCAGAGAGACGAGGAGCAGGAAGGGAAACATGATGCGGGTCATGAGGGCGGTGAGCTCCAGTTTTCCCGGCACCTGGCCGAAATCCGGCGCCATCAGGCCCACCAGGGCGGGGGAGAAGTAAATCCCCGCCAGGGTGAGGCCGCCCACCACGATCATGAGAAAAGTCAGGACATTGTTGGCCAGCCGCCAGGTGCGCTCCGGCCCCTCTTTGGCGTCGTATTGGGAAAAGACGGTGACAAAGGCGGTGCTCAAGGCCCCCTCGGCGAAGAGGTCCCGGAGGAGATTGGGGATGCGGAAGGCCACCACAAAGGCGTCGATGGCCCGGCCGGCGCCGAAAAAACCGGCAAAGACCTGCTCCCGCACCAGGCCCAGCAGGCGGCTGATGAGGACCGCCAGGCTCATGCTGCCGGCGGCCCGGGCGATGCTGCGAGTGGGCGGGGAGGTACTCACGGAGCGGACCGGGGTGATCCCGGGCGGTTCATGGACGCCGCCTCATCCCCGGCCGGGGGGCCATGGATCTCAGCAGGGTTCGGAAGCAGGGCCAATAAAACGGCGGCATCACAGCCGGAGGCCGGGGCTTACCCGGTGCGGGAGGATTTGATCCCGGTCTTTCGGGACTTCCCGGGGGTTTTGGCCACCCCCTTGTCCTTGCTTGAGGTCTTCTCCTTGGGGCTGGCCTTGGCCAAGGGAGCTTTCTTGCCGCCGGGCGCGGGGGCCCGGAGATTTTTGGGTTTCCCGGGCCGGGGCTTTACCGCGGAAGCGGCCTTCTCCGGCAGCATCAGGGCCGCCGGGGCCTCGGGATGCACCAGCACAAAAGTAGGCCGGGCCGCCTCCACCGCCGGAGCCGGGGGCTCCAGGCGCACCTCCGGCTGAAGCTGCCGCAAGCCTTCCCCGGGGGTGAGACCGACAATGCCCGCCAGACGGAGGTCCTTGCCCGGCTCCTCCGGGGCGCCGGTGATCAGTAGCCACGTGAGGCAGAGGACTGACCCGGCTCCCGCGGCCAAGGAGATCCAGGAGAGGCGGCCGGAGCGGCACCCACGACGGCCTGAGGCCGAACGCCGGGGGACCAGGCTCAGCAGGGCATAGACGGCATAGGCACCGAGAATGAACAGGAAGGTCGGCAACAACTTTTCCACCCCCTCAAGCTGGGCCACCATACCAAGATTTTTTGCCGCCGTCAACTCCCCCTTTTCTGATCGGCACAATTTCTTCTCGGCTAAATTATGAGAGATACAGCAGTTTTTCCCCTGCCAGAGAAATTCCCGTCAAATTGGTCAAAATAAGTAAACCCGGATATGCAAGCCGGGGGAGGGCCCGGGGGGCTTCCCGAGGAGGAGGCAAAGCGTCGGGAAGCCTTGCCATGGTCGACTCCCCTTAAAGCTTATTCCGGGAAAAATTAGTCTCTTTTCAGGGATTCCCCTGTCAGAATCTTGACGCCCACAGGAAATTGAGATACAAAAGCCTCATGGGCAACCGGACCGCCATTCTGCTGGTGGAGGATGACCCCAGCCAACGGGAGCTCCTGGCCGGGATTCTCCGGCAGGAGGGCTTTGAGGTGGAGGCGGTGGCCGACGGCGAGACCGGCTTGGCCCGCCTCCAGGAGGGCCCCTTCGACCTGGTGCTCACCGACCTCATCCTCCCGGGGCTGGGGGGCATGGACCTGTTGTCCCATATTGTGCGCCACTGGCCGGAAACCAAATGCATCATCCTCACCGGCTTTGCCACGGTGAAGAATTCCGTCACGGCCATGCGCCTGGGGGCCTATGACTACCTGCAGAAACCGGTGGACCGCCAGGAATTGAGCCTGGTGGTGCGCCGGGCCCTGGAGCACCGGCGCCTGGAGCAGGAAAACCTGCGCCTCAAAAAGCAGCTCTGCCGGCGCTTCGGCTTTGCCAACATCATCGGCGCCAGTGAGCCCATGCAGCAGGTCTTCGAGCTGGTGCGCAAGGTGGCGGACAGCGACTCCACCGTGCTCATCCTGGGGGAATCCGGCACCGGCAAGGAGCTCATCGCCCGGGCCCTGCATTACAACAGCTCCCGGCGCCATGGGCCCCTCATCCCGGTGAATTGCGCCGCCATCCCGGAGGAGCTCCTGGAGAGCGAGCTCTTCGGGCATGAGCGGGGCGCCTTCACCCATGCGGTGCGCACCCGCATCGGCCGCTTCGAACAGGCCAACGGCGGCACCATCTTCCTGGATGAAATCGCCGACATGAGCCCCACCCTGCAGGTCAAGATCCTCAGGGTGCTACAGGACCGGGCCTTTGAGCGTAT is a window of Desulfobaccales bacterium DNA encoding:
- a CDS encoding DUF3568 family protein, whose protein sequence is MNGRLSGKVLALALILALNSGCAAMALMGVGAAAGLGTYKYIEGTMEQDYPRSMQETYNACLGACRKLNLRVTAQQYGALESRIEAIQAPDTTVKITLEAKPNNITTVKVRFGILGNEAQSIKFHQEVMRELGIRG
- the nth gene encoding endonuclease III, which encodes MAGKRLPLKDKAAAILKLLEEHYPTAHCTLDFRNPWELLVATVLSAQCTDERVNQVTPELFRQYPNAAAMVAAPLEELEAAIRPTGFYHNKAKALKAISRELVEKFGGEIPPSLEDLVKLPGVGRKTANVILGNAFGIPGIVVDTHLGRVAQRLGLTRQKDPVKIEFELMELIPREKWTSFSHQMIWHGRQICTARKPLCPACPLLPFCDFGQAQAKGG
- the murJ gene encoding murein biosynthesis integral membrane protein MurJ; this encodes MSTSPPTRSIARAAGSMSLAVLISRLLGLVREQVFAGFFGAGRAIDAFVVAFRIPNLLRDLFAEGALSTAFVTVFSQYDAKEGPERTWRLANNVLTFLMIVVGGLTLAGIYFSPALVGLMAPDFGQVPGKLELTALMTRIMFPFLLLVSLAALVMGILNTKGKFFLPALASSFFNLGSIVAGVGLSFVAPHVGQPPIVGMAVGTLIGGLLQLLVQVPLLFRVGFRFRAVCDPWDPGLRQIFRLMLPAVLGLSAAQINIFINTFYAARCPEGSISWLNYAYRLDHLPQGLFGVALSVATLPLASRLAAREDVAGLRDACRAALSLAMLLTLPAAAGLAVLAEPICALIYQYGRFTAYDTTQTAAALVFYTLGLFAFSANKILVPIFYALNNTAIPVAGSFLNVAANLVFIHLTLEALQHRAIALSMSLASNVSLLFLLALLHRRLDGLPLRELLVTLVKVGLATGVMAGAALTVHHAVAGLVPAGVLGRLLAVAAAVAAGVGVYGLLILRLRIPEAHDALRLLLRRPAGG
- a CDS encoding sigma-54 dependent transcriptional regulator; translation: MRYKSLMGNRTAILLVEDDPSQRELLAGILRQEGFEVEAVADGETGLARLQEGPFDLVLTDLILPGLGGMDLLSHIVRHWPETKCIILTGFATVKNSVTAMRLGAYDYLQKPVDRQELSLVVRRALEHRRLEQENLRLKKQLCRRFGFANIIGASEPMQQVFELVRKVADSDSTVLILGESGTGKELIARALHYNSSRRHGPLIPVNCAAIPEELLESELFGHERGAFTHAVRTRIGRFEQANGGTIFLDEIADMSPTLQVKILRVLQDRAFERIGGVKTIRVDIRVIAATNRDLEALVKAGQFREDLFYRLNVIPLKIPPLRERASDIPLLAAHFLQEFCRRRKQPLKRLSPEALELLLKYPWPGNVRELENLMERLVILCEGEVIRPGDLPERFQPLPPVHLPEPPPDFPPQGISLTEAVQDFERRLILKALEKSRWVKSRAAQLLHLNRTTLIEKMKKQKIVTPPDLPPLPKQFT